The following coding sequences lie in one Brevibacterium marinum genomic window:
- a CDS encoding long-chain-fatty-acid--CoA ligase, with protein METWNTEFTPLSFLRRSAEAFPDKRAVVYYDETMTYRELFAAVERRAHALRAAGIESGDRVAYLVPNIPEMLMAAYAVPLAGAVLVPINTRLAPEEVRYICNHSQAKLLVVDTALWPSVTPVVDGFDTIERIVDVEDATITTPAEVVRPESVSPTVSTLAEFLTGADGDASDLAWSVEDERSTLSINYTSGTTGRPKGVMYTHRGAYLNALGEVVHSDHDGGSVYLWTLPMFHCNGWCTGWALAAAGGTQVCLREVCGEVIWDLIDRHSVTHLNGAPTVMSTIINAEQAHSLEAGITATMAGAPPSPTLIWQMEELNFRIVHVYGLTETYGPYTVCEWQDSWEGLDHRSRARLLSRQGVGMVQTDSARIVTLDSGDDLVDVPADGQTIGEIVMRGNNVMKGYFRDPEATEKAFQGGWFHSGDLGVMHEDGYIELRDRSKDIIVSGGENISTVEIEQAVASHEAVLEVAVIGVPDAEWGERPKAFITVRRGQPATEAEIVEHVRSQIAKYKSPREVEFVEALPKTSTGKIQKFELRNREWGEGESRIQG; from the coding sequence ATGGAGACATGGAACACAGAATTCACGCCGCTGTCCTTTCTGCGCCGATCCGCGGAGGCGTTCCCCGACAAGCGAGCAGTGGTCTACTACGACGAGACCATGACGTACCGGGAGCTCTTCGCCGCAGTCGAGCGCAGAGCCCATGCTCTGCGGGCGGCCGGGATCGAGTCCGGCGATCGGGTCGCCTACCTGGTGCCCAACATTCCCGAGATGCTCATGGCCGCCTACGCGGTGCCGCTGGCCGGGGCCGTGCTCGTGCCGATCAACACCCGGCTGGCGCCCGAAGAGGTCCGCTACATCTGCAACCACAGCCAGGCGAAGCTGCTGGTCGTCGACACTGCCCTGTGGCCGAGCGTCACACCGGTCGTCGACGGATTCGACACGATCGAGCGCATCGTCGACGTCGAGGACGCGACGATCACCACCCCCGCCGAGGTGGTCCGGCCCGAATCCGTCTCACCGACGGTCTCGACCCTCGCCGAATTCCTGACCGGAGCCGACGGGGACGCCTCCGACCTCGCCTGGAGCGTCGAGGACGAGAGGTCGACGCTGTCGATCAACTACACCTCGGGCACCACCGGGCGACCGAAGGGCGTGATGTACACGCACCGCGGCGCCTACCTCAACGCACTCGGCGAAGTCGTCCACTCGGATCACGACGGCGGCAGCGTGTATCTGTGGACCCTGCCCATGTTCCACTGCAACGGCTGGTGCACCGGGTGGGCGCTGGCCGCCGCCGGGGGCACGCAGGTATGCCTGCGCGAGGTCTGCGGCGAGGTGATCTGGGACCTCATCGACCGTCACTCGGTCACGCATCTCAACGGCGCTCCGACGGTGATGTCGACGATCATCAACGCCGAGCAGGCACATTCGCTCGAGGCCGGGATCACCGCGACCATGGCAGGAGCACCGCCGAGCCCGACGCTGATCTGGCAGATGGAGGAGCTGAACTTCCGCATCGTGCACGTCTACGGGCTCACGGAGACCTACGGGCCCTATACGGTGTGCGAATGGCAGGACTCCTGGGAAGGCCTCGATCACAGGTCGCGGGCACGGCTCCTGTCCCGGCAGGGCGTCGGCATGGTCCAGACCGATTCGGCACGCATCGTCACACTCGACTCCGGTGACGATCTCGTCGACGTCCCCGCCGACGGGCAGACGATCGGAGAGATCGTCATGCGCGGCAACAACGTGATGAAGGGCTACTTCCGTGACCCCGAGGCCACCGAGAAGGCATTCCAGGGCGGCTGGTTCCACTCCGGCGACCTCGGTGTGATGCACGAGGACGGCTACATCGAACTGCGTGACCGGTCGAAGGACATCATCGTCTCCGGCGGCGAGAACATCTCCACCGTCGAGATCGAGCAGGCCGTCGCCTCCCACGAAGCGGTCCTCGAGGTCGCCGTCATCGGTGTGCCGGACGCCGAATGGGGCGAGCGGCCGAAGGCGTTCATCACGGTGCGCCGGGGACAGCCGGCCACCGAGGCCGAGATCGTCGAACACGTGCGCTCCCAGATCGCGAAGTACAAGTCCCCGCGTGAGGTCGAGTTCGTCGAAGCCCTGCCGAAGACCTCGACCGGCAAGATCCAGAAGTTCGAGCTGCGCAACCGGGAATGGGGCGAGGGCGAGTCCCGCATCCAGGGATGA
- a CDS encoding DUF1990 family protein, which translates to MALSQLSQTELRTEPLTQPLSPRWIDRPAGYRDFESAFFVGHGRATFERCAEELLYWKVKIRSGFDIAVEPPGVAAGPTCIDAGPPGVAPVSQGDSTADPTRVRIGQEPTIFVRLGPFRLPEPARVIDVVESERRRGFTYATKPGHPITGEESFILIHTPDDRVFLVLRSVSRAGFGIWRLGEPFVRLAQIVYRRRYARALRD; encoded by the coding sequence ATGGCGCTATCCCAGCTATCCCAGACGGAACTCCGGACAGAACCTCTCACCCAGCCGCTCTCACCTCGGTGGATCGACCGCCCCGCCGGTTACCGGGACTTCGAATCGGCCTTCTTCGTCGGTCATGGGCGCGCGACCTTCGAACGCTGTGCGGAGGAGCTTCTGTATTGGAAGGTCAAGATCCGCAGCGGCTTCGACATTGCTGTAGAGCCCCCGGGCGTCGCCGCCGGGCCCACGTGCATCGACGCCGGGCCCCCGGGGGTCGCCCCCGTGTCCCAAGGCGACAGCACCGCTGACCCCACGCGGGTCCGCATCGGCCAGGAGCCGACGATCTTCGTGCGTCTGGGACCGTTCCGCCTGCCCGAACCCGCCCGCGTCATCGACGTTGTCGAGTCCGAGAGACGTCGCGGCTTCACCTACGCGACGAAGCCCGGGCACCCGATCACCGGCGAGGAGTCATTCATCCTCATCCACACCCCCGACGACAGGGTGTTCCTCGTGCTGCGGTCGGTTTCGCGTGCGGGTTTCGGGATATGGCGCCTCGGCGAACCCTTCGTGCGTCTCGCCCAGATCGTCTACCGGCGACGGTACGCCCGTGCCCTGCGCGACTGA
- a CDS encoding Rieske (2Fe-2S) protein: METNRRTIIKSASVAGTVAVVGSSVALTSACSSDESSESSGAAGADADVPAADVPVGSGTVVDETYVVTQPKEGEFYAFSSVCTHQGCQVRTVTEDKITCPCHSSQFSTTTGEVLTGPATEPLPEYSVSDSDGTLTISGK, encoded by the coding sequence GTGGAGACGAACAGACGCACGATCATCAAGTCAGCGAGCGTGGCAGGAACCGTCGCGGTCGTCGGTTCCTCGGTGGCACTGACCTCGGCGTGCTCGTCGGACGAGTCGTCGGAGTCCAGTGGGGCGGCAGGCGCCGACGCCGACGTTCCGGCTGCCGACGTCCCCGTCGGGTCCGGCACTGTCGTCGACGAGACATACGTCGTCACCCAACCGAAGGAGGGTGAGTTCTACGCCTTCTCCTCCGTGTGCACGCATCAGGGCTGCCAGGTGCGCACCGTCACCGAGGACAAGATCACCTGCCCGTGTCACTCCTCGCAGTTCTCGACGACGACCGGTGAGGTACTCACTGGTCCCGCGACCGAGCCGCTTCCGGAATACTCGGTGTCTGATTCGGATGGCACACTGACGATCTCCGGAAAGTAG
- a CDS encoding response regulator transcription factor, which translates to MHIVLVEDDEVIRETTQIGLERFDYTVSAFADGREGYEFVAAHGADVLLLDLMLPTMNGASICRAVRERSTIPIIIISARSDAIDIVQALEAGADDYLTKPFDMQVLNARIRAVVRRFITTGTDKLGYSPGTEMDEEHETVLGPGGMITGDGIPEVLGASPGMDTRDRLKAQLESDDTFLGAGGKFTSADSDEEQVIGVDVSVPPRPNTSPGTQSGVSQNAYSGETNAQTGSDGELGPFRTRLGSLVLDTGRLTVEIDGEEVHLTPTELRVLLLLTEQPEHVYSREKIAFTVWGYEWAGDSRVVDVHIQRLRKKIGANMIETVRGFGYRFAG; encoded by the coding sequence ATGCATATAGTTCTGGTTGAGGATGACGAGGTCATCCGCGAGACAACCCAGATCGGTCTTGAACGGTTCGATTACACGGTCTCGGCGTTCGCCGACGGCCGTGAAGGATACGAGTTCGTCGCAGCACACGGTGCCGACGTTCTGCTTCTCGACCTCATGCTGCCCACGATGAATGGTGCATCGATCTGCCGTGCGGTGCGCGAGCGCTCCACCATTCCCATCATCATCATCTCCGCCCGCTCGGATGCCATCGACATCGTCCAGGCGCTCGAAGCCGGCGCCGACGACTACCTCACCAAACCCTTCGACATGCAGGTCCTCAACGCCCGCATCCGCGCCGTCGTCCGCCGCTTCATCACCACCGGCACCGACAAGCTCGGCTACTCCCCGGGCACGGAGATGGACGAGGAACACGAAACCGTCCTCGGCCCCGGCGGCATGATCACCGGCGACGGCATCCCCGAAGTGCTCGGCGCCAGCCCCGGCATGGACACGCGCGACCGACTCAAAGCCCAGCTCGAGTCCGATGATACGTTCCTGGGCGCGGGTGGGAAATTCACCTCGGCGGATTCCGACGAGGAGCAGGTGATCGGAGTCGATGTCAGCGTTCCGCCCCGACCGAACACATCGCCGGGGACACAGTCCGGCGTGAGCCAGAACGCCTATTCGGGCGAGACGAACGCGCAGACCGGCTCCGACGGCGAGCTCGGCCCGTTCAGGACGCGGCTGGGCTCGCTGGTCCTCGACACCGGTCGGCTGACCGTGGAGATCGACGGGGAGGAGGTCCACCTCACCCCCACCGAGCTGCGCGTCCTCCTGCTGCTGACCGAGCAGCCCGAACACGTCTACTCGCGTGAGAAGATCGCCTTCACCGTGTGGGGCTACGAATGGGCCGGCGACTCCCGCGTCGTCGACGTCCACATCCAGCGTCTGCGGAAGAAGATCGGCGCGAACATGATCGAGACCGTGCGCGGATTCGGATACCGCTTCGCGGGCTGA
- a CDS encoding MaoC family dehydratase → MRTLNGIDEITSLVGTELGSSEWTTIDQDAINTFADVTDDHQWIHIDEQRAAEGPYGSTIVHGFFTLSLIPKFSAEIFTIEGVSIRVNYGLNKVRFAQPVPVGSRLRGTVSVNEVIPGDKGTQVILKHVIEIEGEERPACIAEVVTLLVE, encoded by the coding sequence ATGCGCACACTCAATGGCATCGACGAGATCACCTCCCTCGTCGGCACCGAGCTGGGTTCGTCCGAGTGGACGACGATCGACCAGGACGCCATCAACACCTTCGCCGACGTCACCGACGATCACCAGTGGATCCACATCGACGAGCAGCGTGCGGCAGAGGGCCCATACGGGTCGACGATCGTCCACGGCTTCTTCACCCTGTCCCTGATCCCGAAGTTCTCGGCAGAGATCTTCACCATCGAAGGCGTGTCCATCCGCGTCAACTACGGCCTCAACAAGGTCCGATTCGCCCAGCCCGTTCCCGTCGGCTCACGTCTGCGCGGCACGGTCAGTGTCAACGAGGTCATCCCCGGGGACAAGGGCACTCAGGTCATCCTCAAGCACGTCATCGAGATCGAAGGCGAAGAGCGCCCCGCCTGCATCGCCGAGGTGGTCACCCTCCTCGTCGAGTGA
- a CDS encoding winged helix-turn-helix domain-containing protein: MNTSPQDESTSAVEARLAELERKVADLEEASTDRGSVDRTMSRPTEGDDTFWALNGLIDHAGDEGGVVYTGHTTPPGAESPVSWQMGLDSAAIEDLTFAEAAPALAALGHPVRLELLQAIYEGTTTVAQLGDDDRFGTTGQIYHHIHALAGAGWLENSRRGHWRVPGQKIVPLLTLILIGTH, encoded by the coding sequence ATGAACACGTCACCGCAAGATGAATCCACGAGCGCCGTCGAGGCACGTCTGGCAGAGCTCGAGCGCAAGGTCGCCGACCTGGAGGAGGCTTCGACGGATCGGGGCTCTGTCGACCGCACCATGTCCCGTCCGACGGAGGGCGACGACACCTTCTGGGCGCTCAACGGACTCATCGACCACGCAGGAGACGAGGGTGGCGTCGTCTACACGGGCCACACGACTCCCCCGGGCGCCGAGTCTCCTGTCTCGTGGCAGATGGGCCTGGACTCGGCGGCGATCGAGGACCTCACCTTCGCCGAGGCGGCTCCCGCCCTGGCAGCGCTCGGCCACCCGGTCCGCCTCGAACTTCTGCAGGCCATCTACGAGGGCACGACCACCGTCGCGCAGCTCGGCGACGACGACCGCTTCGGCACGACCGGCCAGATCTACCATCACATCCACGCGCTGGCCGGGGCCGGCTGGCTCGAGAACTCGAGACGCGGACACTGGCGAGTCCCCGGGCAGAAGATCGTCCCGCTGCTCACCCTCATCCTCATCGGCACCCACTGA
- the otsB gene encoding trehalose-phosphatase → MSTVEHDYEHVSPLTPIAATVSSSGLLGDLAEASRELSPELFRRLFEVSRSPSLLIATDYDGTIAPIVDLPGQAFPLDSSVDSLRALALLPSTSAGVISGRSLRDLAAMSRLPREVHLFGSHGGETDTVAIDTLDEEQRSALVDLRRDIFRELPDGIIEHKTTGAAVHLRGLDEAERRRVEGVVSELVDAHTIFPTRGKQVIDLAVVPASKADALTRLRQQVGAEVVVFIGDDTADEFALETLGDQDLGLKVGREPAETHADFRISTPAEVSVVLAAIYELRKSWLFGQRATPIQRHSLIGNGQTTALVDPFGSICWMPHPLPHSASMFSAILGAEGAGYFSVDSAGGSVPLTQRYVTHSTLLETRWPGLNCLDYLAPVDANSDDSIVVRVLTGDTAARIRFAPRLDYATVPTRMVRTSDGVQVLGTSEPISLIAPGIDFEISETGQSHTAEAVVVPSQQPGGVVVLVLACGSGTGDARYMATGGEHHVRERALNFWTNWVDTLHIPSHHREEVIRSAITLRALCHEPTGGVLAAPTTSLPEGIGGVRNWDYRYTWLRDGSMTVRALLALGSTGEAEGFLSWLTGILDRTVSPEQLHPLYAVDGSALTTEAVLAHLPGYAGSRPVRVGNAAEHQVQLDVFGPVTELLDDLSESLGDLPDSYWRLTCQMVEAVSKRWSEADHGIWEARRPPKHNVYTRVMCWVTVDRALRIADRFDRELPGAWRQLREEIAHDVLEKGYNEEVGAFTVAYGDTELDSACLFVGLSGLLSADDPRFVSTVDAIERELRVGPTVFRYRYEDGLPGLEGGFHICTTWLIEAFIKVGRIDDAWDLFRQLDNLLGPTGLLTEEYDPVAEMHLGNHPQAYSHLGYIRVAQLLDEFRPS, encoded by the coding sequence ATGAGTACTGTCGAGCATGACTACGAGCACGTCTCTCCGCTGACTCCGATCGCCGCCACCGTCAGCTCCTCGGGGCTCCTGGGAGACCTGGCCGAGGCCAGCCGTGAACTCTCGCCGGAGCTCTTCCGTCGGCTCTTCGAGGTCTCGCGTTCACCCTCACTGCTCATCGCCACCGACTACGACGGCACGATCGCACCGATCGTCGACCTCCCCGGCCAGGCATTCCCATTGGATTCCTCGGTCGACTCATTGCGCGCACTCGCCCTGCTCCCGTCCACCTCGGCGGGGGTGATCTCGGGTCGCAGCCTCCGTGACCTCGCGGCGATGTCACGCCTGCCTCGGGAGGTCCACCTCTTCGGCTCGCACGGCGGAGAGACGGACACGGTGGCCATCGACACCCTCGACGAGGAGCAGCGCAGCGCCCTGGTCGACCTGCGCCGCGACATCTTCCGCGAACTTCCGGACGGGATCATCGAGCACAAGACCACCGGTGCCGCGGTCCACCTGCGCGGACTCGACGAAGCGGAACGTCGCCGAGTCGAAGGCGTCGTGAGTGAACTCGTCGACGCCCACACGATCTTCCCGACGCGGGGCAAGCAGGTCATCGATCTCGCGGTCGTTCCCGCCTCGAAGGCCGACGCCCTGACTCGCCTGCGACAACAGGTCGGCGCCGAGGTGGTCGTGTTCATCGGCGACGACACCGCAGACGAGTTCGCCCTCGAGACATTGGGGGATCAGGATCTGGGGCTCAAGGTCGGCCGAGAGCCGGCCGAAACGCACGCGGACTTCCGGATCAGCACGCCCGCCGAGGTCTCCGTCGTCCTGGCCGCAATCTACGAGCTGCGCAAATCCTGGCTCTTCGGGCAGCGAGCGACCCCGATCCAGCGCCACAGCCTCATCGGCAACGGTCAGACGACGGCTCTGGTCGATCCCTTCGGCAGCATCTGCTGGATGCCGCATCCACTGCCCCATTCGGCGTCCATGTTCTCCGCGATTCTCGGTGCCGAAGGGGCCGGCTACTTCTCCGTCGATTCCGCAGGCGGCAGCGTCCCGCTGACGCAGCGCTACGTCACCCATTCGACGTTGCTCGAGACCCGATGGCCGGGCCTGAACTGCTTGGACTATCTCGCCCCTGTCGACGCGAACAGCGACGACTCGATCGTCGTGCGGGTACTCACCGGTGACACCGCCGCCCGGATCCGCTTCGCCCCCCGGCTCGATTACGCGACCGTGCCGACCAGGATGGTCAGGACCTCCGACGGCGTGCAGGTGCTCGGCACCTCGGAACCCATCTCCCTGATCGCCCCGGGCATCGACTTCGAGATCAGTGAGACCGGACAGTCCCATACCGCCGAGGCGGTCGTCGTGCCCTCGCAGCAGCCCGGAGGGGTCGTCGTGCTCGTCCTGGCATGTGGCTCCGGCACCGGCGACGCCCGCTACATGGCCACCGGGGGCGAGCATCATGTGCGCGAGCGCGCCCTGAACTTCTGGACCAACTGGGTCGACACCCTCCACATCCCCAGCCACCACCGCGAAGAGGTCATCCGTTCGGCCATCACCCTGCGCGCCCTGTGCCACGAGCCCACCGGCGGAGTGCTCGCCGCACCGACGACCTCCCTGCCCGAGGGCATCGGCGGCGTGCGCAACTGGGACTACCGCTACACGTGGCTGCGGGATGGGTCGATGACCGTGCGCGCACTGCTCGCGCTCGGCTCCACCGGTGAGGCCGAGGGGTTCCTGTCCTGGCTGACGGGCATCCTCGATCGCACCGTGTCCCCCGAACAGCTCCACCCCCTCTACGCCGTCGACGGCTCTGCACTGACCACCGAGGCGGTGCTCGCGCACCTGCCCGGATACGCCGGGTCCCGTCCGGTCAGGGTCGGCAATGCCGCCGAACACCAGGTCCAGCTCGACGTCTTCGGGCCGGTCACCGAGCTCCTCGACGACCTCAGCGAGAGCCTCGGCGATCTTCCGGATTCGTACTGGAGGCTGACCTGCCAGATGGTCGAGGCCGTGAGCAAGAGATGGTCCGAGGCCGATCACGGAATCTGGGAGGCCAGGCGGCCGCCGAAGCACAATGTCTACACTCGGGTGATGTGCTGGGTGACGGTCGATCGGGCGCTGCGGATCGCCGATCGCTTCGACCGCGAACTCCCCGGCGCCTGGCGTCAGCTGCGCGAGGAGATCGCCCACGATGTGCTCGAGAAGGGGTACAACGAGGAGGTCGGGGCCTTCACCGTCGCCTACGGTGACACCGAACTCGACTCGGCCTGCCTGTTCGTGGGCCTGTCCGGCCTGCTGTCGGCCGACGATCCGCGCTTCGTCTCGACGGTGGACGCGATCGAGCGCGAGCTTCGAGTCGGTCCGACGGTCTTCCGCTACCGCTACGAGGACGGACTGCCGGGCCTGGAGGGTGGCTTCCACATCTGCACGACCTGGCTCATCGAGGCCTTCATCAAGGTCGGGCGGATCGACGATGCCTGGGACCTGTTCCGGCAGTTGGACAATCTGCTCGGGCCCACGGGCCTGCTGACCGAAGAGTACGATCCCGTGGCGGAGATGCATCTGGGCAACCATCCCCAGGCCTACTCGCACCTGGGCTACATCCGCGTCGCCCAGCTGCTCGACGAGTTCCGCCCCAGCTGA
- a CDS encoding serine hydrolase domain-containing protein, translating into MDTDTARTGQSTTGKPPPRRGMLAAIATVVAAALLLLITPFPRGFQGEATGDAAFVEELEDTLGSKHWHHVAAAKIDGDALRWGGVGADEDTEFEIGSITKTFTAALFADAIERGEVETNTRLGDVWPDLDGNVAEVTLASIAMQRSGLPEQQPPVSIGDGITGLLARYVHTDPYRGTAAELIDSLRDVEVGDKDPEYSNFAFAILGQALATVTDTAYADLIEQRITEPLGMTSTYVPDSADGLSHGFTASGLPAAPWTMSGSAPAGAIRSTAHDLSIWLRATMDGSAPGAEAAEAREDFDESDRIGWAWFTTRHRTPNVTWHNGGTGGYRSFLGFDSESQRGIIVLTDSANSVDAATELISAEDSASSRAQAHSPQTGARS; encoded by the coding sequence ATGGACACCGACACCGCGAGAACAGGCCAGTCGACGACCGGCAAGCCGCCACCTCGGCGAGGGATGCTCGCAGCCATTGCCACGGTCGTCGCGGCCGCCCTGCTCCTGCTCATCACCCCGTTCCCCCGCGGATTCCAGGGCGAGGCCACCGGTGACGCCGCGTTCGTCGAGGAACTCGAGGACACCCTCGGCAGCAAACACTGGCACCATGTCGCCGCGGCGAAGATCGACGGTGACGCGCTCAGGTGGGGCGGGGTCGGCGCCGACGAGGACACCGAGTTCGAGATCGGGTCGATCACGAAGACCTTCACGGCCGCCCTCTTCGCCGACGCGATCGAGCGCGGTGAGGTCGAGACGAACACCCGCCTCGGCGATGTCTGGCCCGATCTCGACGGGAATGTCGCCGAGGTGACGCTGGCCTCGATCGCGATGCAGCGTTCGGGACTGCCCGAGCAGCAACCGCCGGTCAGCATCGGTGACGGGATCACGGGTCTCCTCGCCCGCTATGTCCACACCGACCCGTATCGAGGGACGGCAGCCGAGCTCATCGACTCGCTCAGGGACGTCGAGGTGGGCGACAAGGACCCGGAGTACTCGAACTTCGCATTCGCGATCCTCGGCCAGGCGCTCGCGACGGTCACGGACACCGCCTACGCCGATCTCATCGAGCAGCGGATCACCGAGCCGCTGGGGATGACCAGCACCTATGTTCCCGATTCGGCCGATGGCCTCAGTCATGGCTTCACGGCCTCGGGGCTCCCGGCCGCACCGTGGACCATGTCTGGATCGGCACCGGCGGGTGCCATCAGATCGACGGCCCACGACCTGAGCATCTGGCTGCGGGCGACGATGGACGGATCGGCTCCCGGCGCCGAGGCGGCCGAGGCTCGCGAGGACTTCGACGAGTCCGATCGCATCGGCTGGGCCTGGTTCACGACGAGGCACCGCACACCGAACGTCACCTGGCACAACGGCGGCACCGGCGGTTATCGCTCGTTCCTCGGCTTCGATTCCGAGTCGCAGCGCGGGATCATCGTCCTCACCGACTCGGCCAATTCGGTCGACGCCGCAACCGAGCTGATCTCGGCCGAGGACAGCGCGTCTTCACGTGCTCAGGCGCACAGCCCTCAGACGGGAGCGCGCTCATGA
- a CDS encoding sensor histidine kinase: MSLRWKISLLIVASVIIAVLSCSIVLRQSAARAEDDRMRSTVTEQLANSVAIFSETGVLTLNARIDDPALPEEARDKALKGQSVTMRSEIDGEEIVWAAAPMEVGDHTVVISVRASTKDSQELISRIDQALLVGMIGSALVVGGVGSIVAGRISRRLTLGAQAARKIAGGDTSTRIADVIDESDQEVWAFATAVDTAVTRLTERIDSEQRFTADLAHEMRTPLTGLVNAANLLEEDSRPAELVKDRVRRMQVLVEDLLEVSRLDAGRANPEFTRVNIDQAVRSLLGTMTASGALSGHEIDTQLAALNSTLVTDVRRFERIVSNLLVNAIKHGEDPIRLETSTRSITITDSGSGYPPDIVNTGPTRFVSAGGGGMGLGLVIAQGQARLLGIRLIFSNDPVTGGARTEAIFPDPEAQDQALKQYLESA; the protein is encoded by the coding sequence ATGTCACTGCGTTGGAAGATCTCCCTTCTGATCGTTGCCTCGGTGATCATCGCCGTGCTCTCCTGCTCGATCGTGCTGCGTCAGTCCGCGGCCCGCGCGGAGGACGACCGCATGCGATCGACCGTGACCGAGCAGCTCGCGAACTCCGTGGCCATCTTCTCCGAGACCGGGGTGCTCACGCTCAACGCGCGCATCGACGACCCGGCGCTGCCCGAGGAAGCACGGGACAAAGCGCTCAAGGGACAGAGCGTGACGATGCGCTCCGAGATCGACGGTGAGGAGATCGTGTGGGCGGCGGCCCCGATGGAGGTCGGCGACCACACCGTGGTGATCTCCGTGCGCGCCTCGACCAAGGACAGCCAGGAGCTCATCAGCCGCATCGACCAGGCGCTGCTGGTGGGCATGATCGGCTCGGCGCTGGTCGTCGGCGGCGTCGGCTCCATCGTGGCCGGGCGCATCTCGCGCCGACTGACCCTGGGCGCGCAGGCCGCCCGAAAGATCGCGGGCGGGGACACGAGCACGCGGATCGCCGACGTCATCGACGAATCGGACCAGGAAGTGTGGGCCTTCGCCACCGCGGTGGACACCGCCGTGACCCGACTGACCGAGCGCATCGACTCGGAGCAGCGCTTCACGGCCGACCTGGCGCACGAGATGCGGACCCCCCTGACCGGCCTCGTCAACGCGGCCAATCTGCTCGAGGAGGATTCGCGGCCCGCCGAGCTGGTCAAGGACCGGGTGCGGCGGATGCAGGTCCTCGTCGAAGACCTGCTCGAAGTCTCCCGCCTCGACGCCGGTCGCGCGAACCCCGAGTTCACACGTGTCAACATCGACCAGGCGGTCCGATCGCTGCTGGGCACGATGACCGCCTCCGGTGCCCTGTCCGGGCATGAGATCGATACGCAGCTGGCCGCACTCAACTCGACTTTGGTCACCGACGTCCGCCGGTTCGAACGCATCGTCTCGAACCTGCTGGTCAATGCGATCAAGCACGGCGAGGACCCGATCCGTCTGGAGACGAGCACCCGCAGCATCACGATCACCGACTCCGGTTCCGGCTACCCGCCCGACATCGTCAACACCGGCCCGACCCGGTTCGTCTCCGCAGGCGGCGGCGGTATGGGGCTGGGGCTCGTGATCGCGCAGGGGCAGGCACGCCTGCTGGGCATCCGCCTGATCTTCAGCAATGATCCCGTCACCGGCGGCGCCCGCACCGAGGCGATCTTCCCGGACCCCGAGGCTCAGGACCAGGCGCTCAAGCAGTATCTCGAGTCCGCCTGA